From Caminibacter mediatlanticus TB-2, the proteins below share one genomic window:
- the metK gene encoding methionine adenosyltransferase, which produces MREYLFSSESVTEGHPDKMADQISDAILDYIIERDKNAKVACETLLSNGYCIIAGELKTITYAPMQEIAREVIREIGYTDARYGFDYRTAGVLNGVGEQSPDIRQGVEKGEEIGAGDQGMMFGYACTETPELMPLPIMLAHKLTKRLAVARKEAIIPWLRPDGKAQVSVKYVDGKPVSVEKVVVSTQHEPDINYSEIKEAVIEEIIKKVIPATLLSKNVEYFINPTGKFVIGGPQGDAGLTGRKIIVDTYGGAAPHGGGAFSGKDPTKVDRSGAYAARYVAKNLVAAGVADKLTLQIAYAIGVTKPVSIYVDTHGTAKVDETKIEEAVKKIFDLTPKGIIQTLDLLKPIYRKTATYGHFGREEFSWEKTDKVEEIKEFLNLR; this is translated from the coding sequence ATGAGAGAATATCTTTTTTCAAGTGAATCAGTAACAGAAGGTCATCCAGATAAAATGGCAGACCAAATTAGCGATGCTATACTTGATTATATTATTGAAAGAGATAAAAATGCAAAAGTAGCTTGTGAGACACTTCTTAGCAATGGATATTGTATTATAGCAGGAGAGCTAAAAACTATAACTTATGCTCCAATGCAAGAAATAGCAAGAGAAGTAATAAGAGAAATAGGTTATACTGATGCAAGATATGGTTTTGATTATCGAACAGCTGGTGTATTAAATGGAGTTGGCGAACAAAGTCCTGATATTCGTCAAGGAGTAGAAAAAGGAGAAGAAATTGGAGCTGGCGATCAGGGAATGATGTTTGGTTATGCATGCACAGAAACTCCTGAGCTTATGCCACTACCTATTATGCTCGCACATAAATTAACAAAAAGACTTGCAGTTGCAAGAAAAGAGGCGATTATTCCATGGCTAAGACCAGATGGTAAAGCACAAGTAAGTGTAAAATATGTTGATGGTAAGCCAGTAAGTGTAGAAAAAGTTGTAGTTTCAACTCAACACGAACCAGATATAAACTACTCAGAAATCAAAGAAGCAGTAATTGAAGAAATAATAAAAAAAGTAATCCCAGCTACACTTCTTAGCAAAAATGTAGAATATTTTATTAATCCAACAGGAAAATTTGTAATTGGTGGTCCACAAGGTGACGCAGGACTTACAGGTAGAAAAATAATTGTTGATACTTATGGTGGGGCTGCTCCTCATGGAGGTGGTGCATTTAGTGGAAAAGACCCAACAAAAGTTGATAGAAGTGGAGCTTACGCAGCAAGATATGTTGCAAAAAATTTAGTTGCAGCAGGAGTTGCAGACAAGCTTACTTTACAAATTGCATATGCAATTGGAGTAACAAAACCTGTAAGTATTTATGTAGATACTCATGGAACTGCAAAAGTAGATGAAACTAAAATAGAGGAAGCAGTTAAAAAAATTTTTGATTTAACACCAAAAGGTATTATTCAAACACTTGATTTATTAAAACCAATTTATAGAAAAACAGCAACATATGGACATTTTGGAAGAGAAGAATTTAGTTGGGAAAAAACGGATAAAGTTGAAGAAATAAAAGAATTCTTAAATTTAAGATAA
- a CDS encoding 4Fe-4S dicluster domain-containing protein encodes MAVKITDTCINCGACIDECPVEAIVDEEENPTGEEIYYVYPDKCVECVGHYDCPACAEACPTEGCIVWDECKEGQTCADYRGEPGTPVMDAC; translated from the coding sequence ATGGCAGTAAAAATTACAGATACTTGTATTAACTGTGGTGCATGTATTGATGAATGCCCAGTAGAAGCAATTGTAGACGAAGAGGAAAACCCAACAGGAGAAGAAATTTATTATGTATATCCTGATAAATGTGTTGAATGTGTAGGACATTATGATTGTCCAGCATGTGCAGAAGCATGTCCAACTGAGGGATGTATTGTTTGGGATGAGTGCAAAGAAGGACAAACTTGCGCAGATTATAGAGGTGAACCAGGTACTCCAGTAATGGATGCTTGCTAA
- the ndk gene encoding nucleoside-diphosphate kinase: MEQTLSIIKPDAVAKNVIGKIIDRFESNGLRIAAMKKIKLTKEDAAKFYEVHKERPFFNDLCEYMSSGPVVIMVLEGENAVAKNRELMGATDPKEAKPGTIRADFAESIEANAVHGSDSLENAKKEIAFFFAGREIL, translated from the coding sequence ATGGAACAAACTCTTTCGATTATTAAACCTGACGCAGTTGCTAAAAATGTAATTGGTAAGATTATAGATAGATTTGAAAGTAATGGTTTAAGAATTGCAGCTATGAAAAAAATTAAACTTACAAAAGAAGATGCAGCAAAATTTTATGAAGTTCATAAAGAAAGACCATTTTTTAATGATTTATGCGAATATATGAGTAGTGGTCCTGTTGTAATAATGGTACTTGAAGGTGAAAATGCAGTTGCTAAAAATAGAGAACTTATGGGAGCAACTGACCCAAAAGAAGCAAAACCAGGAACAATTAGAGCAGATTTTGCTGAAAGCATTGAAGCAAATGCAGTACACGGAAGTGATTCACTTGAAAATGCAAAAAAAGAAATAGCATTTTTCTTTGCAGGTAGGGAGATTTTATAA
- the rpmF gene encoding 50S ribosomal protein L32, translated as MAVPKRRNSKTRAAKRRTHYKISLSSVVKCKHCGAFKRPHRVCPSCGEY; from the coding sequence ATGGCAGTTCCTAAGAGAAGAAACTCTAAAACAAGAGCAGCAAAAAGAAGAACACACTACAAAATTTCTTTAAGCAGTGTTGTAAAATGTAAACACTGTGGTGCTTTCAAAAGACCTCATAGAGTATGCCCAAGTTGTGGTGAATATTAA
- the plsX gene encoding phosphate acyltransferase PlsX: MKKIAIDAMGGDFGPEPIIEGVLKALKEKDFIAYLVGDEKILKPMIPNNLLDKVRFINSDDFIKMNESATEALKRPKSTIYKSIELLKQKKVDGVVSAGHSGATMSLATLKLGRIKGIKRPAIVTFLPNIKRNYTLLLDVGANVDCDAINLYQFGLMANEYAKVVLNKNDIKIGLLSNGEEESKGNSITKEAYKLLKENFPNFYGNVEGSDIFKGTTDVVVTDGFIGNIVLKASEGAADTIGKIIKEEIKKSGILQKIGALLLKPVFKGVKKVTDYAEYGGAPLLGVNGCVIIAHGKSNSKAIKNAIFQALKYIDNNVTEKIQESLKVH; encoded by the coding sequence ATGAAAAAAATTGCTATTGATGCAATGGGTGGGGACTTTGGTCCCGAACCTATAATTGAGGGAGTACTAAAAGCATTAAAAGAAAAAGATTTTATAGCTTATTTAGTTGGTGATGAAAAAATATTAAAACCTATGATTCCAAATAATTTATTAGATAAAGTTAGATTTATAAATAGTGATGATTTTATTAAAATGAATGAAAGTGCCACAGAAGCATTAAAAAGACCTAAAAGCACTATTTATAAATCTATAGAACTTTTAAAACAAAAAAAAGTTGATGGAGTTGTTTCTGCTGGTCATAGTGGTGCTACTATGAGTTTAGCTACTTTAAAACTTGGAAGAATAAAAGGAATAAAAAGACCTGCTATTGTAACATTCCTACCAAATATTAAAAGAAATTATACATTATTATTAGATGTAGGAGCTAATGTAGATTGTGATGCTATTAATTTATATCAATTTGGTTTAATGGCTAATGAATATGCAAAAGTAGTACTTAATAAAAATGATATTAAAATTGGTCTTTTAAGTAATGGAGAAGAAGAAAGCAAAGGTAATTCTATAACAAAAGAGGCTTATAAACTCTTAAAAGAAAATTTTCCTAATTTTTATGGAAATGTAGAAGGAAGTGATATATTTAAAGGGACAACTGATGTAGTTGTAACAGATGGTTTTATAGGTAATATTGTACTTAAAGCAAGTGAAGGTGCAGCAGATACTATCGGAAAAATAATTAAAGAAGAAATTAAAAAATCAGGAATTCTTCAAAAAATAGGTGCTTTACTTTTAAAACCAGTATTTAAAGGTGTTAAAAAAGTTACAGATTATGCTGAATACGGGGGAGCTCCATTACTTGGAGTGAATGGATGTGTTATTATCGCTCATGGAAAAAGTAACAGTAAAGCTATAAAAAATGCAATATTTCAAGCATTAAAATATATAGATAATAATGTAACTGAAAAAATTCAAGAGTCTTTAAAGGTTCATTAA
- a CDS encoding beta-ketoacyl-ACP synthase III produces MYAKFTSIGAYVPPKILTNKDLEKIVDTTDEWITKRTGIKTRHIVENEVTSDLAYKAALDALKNASMKLEDIDMIIVATITPDYFTMPSTACVVAQKLGIVRPAVDISAACTGFIYALAHAKAFIESGMYKNVLIIGAETLSKIVNWKDRTTCVLFGDGAGAAIISATENKNEAIIDIDINADGKYQDYLITPGRGVKYGCKTDRIWLEMKGNETFKVAVKTLSQSVTDILERNNMTSDNIDWFIPHQANYRIIDAVARAIKMPNEKSVLTVHKYGNTSSASIPMAINDMFKEGKLKKGDIMLLDAFGGGFTWGSALLPFN; encoded by the coding sequence ATGTATGCAAAATTTACTTCAATTGGAGCATATGTCCCTCCAAAAATATTAACTAATAAAGATTTAGAAAAAATTGTAGACACTACTGATGAATGGATAACTAAACGCACAGGTATAAAAACAAGACATATTGTAGAAAATGAAGTTACAAGTGATTTAGCTTATAAAGCAGCCCTTGATGCACTAAAAAATGCATCAATGAAATTAGAAGATATTGATATGATAATTGTAGCCACAATTACCCCAGATTATTTTACTATGCCATCAACTGCATGCGTTGTTGCTCAAAAGCTTGGGATTGTAAGGCCGGCAGTTGATATATCTGCTGCATGTACTGGATTTATTTATGCATTAGCTCACGCAAAAGCTTTTATTGAAAGTGGAATGTATAAAAATGTACTGATAATTGGAGCTGAGACTTTAAGTAAAATTGTAAATTGGAAAGATAGAACTACTTGTGTATTATTTGGAGATGGGGCTGGGGCTGCTATTATTAGTGCAACTGAAAATAAAAATGAAGCAATTATTGATATTGATATAAATGCAGATGGAAAATATCAAGATTATTTAATAACTCCTGGCAGAGGCGTTAAATATGGCTGTAAGACAGATAGGATTTGGCTTGAAATGAAAGGAAATGAAACTTTTAAAGTTGCAGTAAAAACACTCTCTCAATCAGTTACAGATATCTTAGAAAGAAATAATATGACAAGTGATAATATTGATTGGTTTATACCTCATCAAGCAAATTATAGAATAATAGATGCAGTTGCAAGAGCAATTAAAATGCCAAATGAAAAATCAGTATTAACTGTTCACAAATATGGAAACACTTCTTCTGCATCCATTCCAATGGCTATTAATGATATGTTTAAAGAAGGTAAATTAAAAAAAGGTGATATTATGCTTCTTGATGCTTTTGGTGGAGGATTTACTTGGGGAAGTGCTTTATTACCTTTTAATTAA
- a CDS encoding diguanylate cyclase domain-containing protein: protein MTIESFVDKIDYLEFDSIKNKKLEDIIQYIRNKKIQRLYIVENAYPTFILDHETILDIFFKNLLHLTLYEYLTSINEYKLVILDANKHIIDTYNYLRKLKIMYAPVVKDNKLIGEVNFSTLSLKISYLAIKDNITNTFNEKYFNVLVDEYHEIDKEVGIIMIKVFDIEIYQSFYGYDFINKILKLFAKTIKSSIRDVDFLFRNENIFKILTFNNAEITMKIKNRIDKRLENIEVENIKIPYKIVATQIPEIETNILLAIEKLEKELIKR, encoded by the coding sequence ATGACAATAGAATCCTTTGTGGATAAAATTGATTATTTAGAATTTGATAGTATAAAAAATAAAAAACTTGAAGATATAATTCAATATATTAGGAATAAAAAAATCCAAAGACTATATATTGTTGAAAATGCTTATCCAACATTTATTTTAGACCACGAAACAATATTAGATATATTTTTTAAGAATCTTTTACATTTAACGCTATATGAATATTTAACTTCTATAAATGAATATAAATTAGTTATCTTAGATGCTAATAAACATATAATTGATACTTACAATTATTTAAGAAAATTAAAGATTATGTATGCACCTGTTGTTAAAGATAATAAATTAATTGGTGAAGTTAATTTTTCCACTTTAAGTCTTAAAATAAGTTATTTAGCAATAAAAGATAATATTACAAATACTTTTAATGAAAAATATTTTAATGTTTTAGTAGATGAATATCATGAGATTGATAAAGAAGTAGGTATTATAATGATTAAAGTTTTTGATATTGAAATATATCAAAGTTTTTATGGATATGATTTTATAAACAAAATTTTGAAATTATTTGCAAAAACTATTAAAAGTTCAATTAGAGATGTAGATTTTTTATTTAGAAATGAAAATATTTTTAAAATTCTTACATTTAATAATGCTGAAATAACCATGAAAATAAAAAATAGAATAGATAAAAGATTAGAAAATATTGAAGTTGAAAATATAAAAATTCCTTATAAAATAGTAGCAACACAAATACCAGAAATAGAAACTAACATTCTTTTAGCGATAGAAAAATTAGAAAAAGAGTTAATTAAAAGGTAA
- the rpmI gene encoding 50S ribosomal protein L35 produces the protein MPKMKTNRGAAKRFKVKKSGKIKRGSAYRSHILTKKSPKRKRNLRSPKYVDSTNIKEVKILLCMK, from the coding sequence ATGCCAAAAATGAAAACAAATAGAGGGGCTGCTAAAAGATTCAAAGTTAAAAAAAGTGGAAAAATTAAAAGAGGAAGTGCATACAGAAGTCACATCCTTACAAAAAAATCACCAAAAAGAAAAAGAAATCTTAGAAGCCCTAAATATGTAGATTCAACAAACATAAAAGAAGTTAAAATCTTACTTTGTATGAAGTAA
- the rplT gene encoding 50S ribosomal protein L20 — MMRVKTGTVRRRRHKKILKMAKGFYSGRRKHFRKAKEQVERSLVYAFRDRKQKKRDFRKLWIIRINAACRLNDISYSRFINGLKKAGIELDRKILADLAMNEPEAFAKIVNKAKEAL; from the coding sequence ATAATGAGAGTAAAAACAGGAACAGTTAGAAGAAGAAGACATAAAAAAATTTTAAAAATGGCAAAAGGCTTCTACTCAGGTAGAAGAAAACATTTCAGAAAAGCAAAAGAACAAGTTGAAAGAAGCTTAGTATATGCTTTTAGAGACAGAAAACAGAAAAAAAGAGATTTCAGAAAATTATGGATTATAAGAATCAATGCAGCTTGTAGATTAAATGATATAAGTTATTCAAGATTCATTAATGGTCTAAAAAAAGCTGGAATTGAACTTGATAGAAAAATTTTAGCAGACCTTGCAATGAATGAACCAGAAGCATTTGCTAAAATAGTAAATAAAGCAAAAGAAGCTCTTTAA
- a CDS encoding fatty acid--CoA ligase: MKYKYNNFYELLEKNAKEIGKKTAYFIDDKKISWQDVKKKVDTFARTLELLGIKKGDKIPIYVNNSLEFVIALFGIQKIGAVPVPINTFLKEDEISFILNDIEAEFLIASSKFEKNIPNIREKTSVKKIIWEGEPSIIDEDNISFTEILSNIEPHESIEYPTLDDLAVIIYTSGTTGKPKGAMLTYKNIFADIWGINEIVKITPKDRFIAYLPMFHSFTMTVNILLPLYTGSAVVIIKSIMPFSNIIKQTLLKRVTIFTGVPDVYSALSRAKLPFYFHWFNKVRFYVSGAAALPGEVLERFSKKFKKAKLLEGYGLSETSPVVAVNRPYLQKPGSVGPAIPGVEVKIVNDELIEVPIGEAGEIIVKGDIVMKGYYNRDEANEECLINGWFLTGDIGKVDEDGFIYILDRKKDLIISKGVNIYPREIEEIILKFPGIKDCAVVGLKDENHGEIPVAFIEVEEDMEVNEKDLRKYLKSKLANYKLPKYIYFVENLPKNATGKVLKRILRENIDKYISNKGK, from the coding sequence ATGAAATATAAATATAATAATTTTTATGAATTATTAGAAAAAAATGCAAAAGAGATAGGAAAAAAGACAGCATATTTTATAGATGATAAAAAAATTTCATGGCAAGATGTCAAAAAAAAAGTTGATACCTTTGCAAGGACGTTAGAATTACTTGGTATAAAAAAGGGAGATAAAATTCCTATATATGTAAATAATTCATTAGAGTTTGTTATAGCACTTTTTGGAATTCAAAAAATAGGTGCAGTACCTGTTCCAATTAATACTTTTTTAAAAGAAGATGAGATTTCATTTATATTAAATGATATTGAGGCAGAATTTCTTATAGCTTCATCCAAATTTGAAAAAAATATACCAAATATTAGAGAAAAAACATCTGTAAAAAAAATAATATGGGAAGGAGAACCTTCAATTATAGATGAAGATAATATATCATTTACTGAAATTTTATCTAATATTGAACCACACGAAAGTATTGAATATCCTACTCTTGATGATTTGGCTGTTATTATTTATACTTCTGGAACTACCGGTAAACCAAAAGGTGCAATGCTTACATATAAAAATATTTTTGCAGATATTTGGGGAATTAATGAAATTGTAAAAATAACTCCAAAAGATAGATTTATAGCATATTTGCCAATGTTTCATTCTTTTACTATGACTGTAAATATTTTGCTTCCATTGTATACAGGCTCAGCAGTGGTTATTATTAAATCTATTATGCCATTTAGCAATATCATTAAACAAACATTACTTAAAAGAGTAACAATATTTACAGGGGTTCCTGATGTCTATTCAGCTCTTAGTCGTGCAAAACTTCCTTTTTATTTTCATTGGTTTAATAAGGTTAGATTTTATGTCTCAGGAGCTGCTGCCCTGCCAGGAGAAGTTTTAGAGAGATTTTCAAAAAAATTTAAAAAGGCAAAACTGCTTGAAGGGTATGGCCTTAGTGAAACTTCTCCTGTGGTAGCAGTAAATAGACCATATCTACAAAAACCAGGTTCGGTTGGGCCAGCAATTCCAGGAGTTGAGGTTAAGATTGTAAATGATGAGTTAATTGAGGTTCCTATTGGTGAAGCAGGTGAAATTATTGTTAAAGGTGATATTGTAATGAAGGGATATTATAATAGAGATGAAGCTAATGAGGAGTGTTTAATTAATGGTTGGTTTTTAACAGGTGATATTGGAAAAGTAGATGAGGATGGATTTATCTATATTTTAGATAGAAAAAAAGATTTAATAATCAGTAAGGGAGTGAATATTTATCCAAGAGAGATTGAAGAAATAATTTTAAAATTCCCAGGAATTAAAGATTGTGCTGTTGTTGGTTTAAAAGATGAAAATCATGGTGAAATTCCTGTGGCTTTTATAGAAGTTGAAGAAGATATGGAAGTAAATGAAAAAGACCTTAGAAAATACTTAAAATCTAAACTTGCAAACTATAAACTTCCTAAATATATATATTTTGTAGAAAACTTGCCTAAAAATGCTACTGGAAAAGTTTTAAAAAGAATATTAAGAGAAAACATAGATAAATATATATCTAACAAAGGTAAATAA
- a CDS encoding sensor histidine kinase, producing the protein MKLPSSNEELLKNLETLIAQTYEVEKEFIELKNILNGVIEFLPQALWVIDKKGEIILQNSKAKKFKTIPNEGEIEINSKFYLIQISQIKDKKIISATDITEQKRNERLIAMGQMAAHLAHEIRNPIGSVAILLSILKNDCKKSANIIDEIKSSIFRVEKIIKSTLLYSKGINLKIQQFKLSNLIEELKKSIKFYSHSKNIKFIWSFKDTEIKGDLDLLMLVFQNMIFNAIDAIEESENESGIIEFNFFEDETYNIFEIIDNGIEFKDKQILFEAFKSTKTTGNGLGLALSLEIIKKHKGEISLHPQKKGFIIKIPKTI; encoded by the coding sequence ATGAAACTACCCTCTTCCAATGAAGAACTCTTAAAAAATTTAGAGACTCTAATAGCTCAAACATATGAAGTAGAAAAAGAGTTCATTGAACTTAAAAATATTTTAAATGGTGTTATAGAATTTTTACCCCAAGCATTATGGGTAATTGATAAAAAAGGAGAAATAATTTTACAAAATTCAAAAGCAAAAAAATTTAAAACAATTCCTAATGAAGGTGAAATAGAAATAAACTCAAAATTTTATCTTATTCAAATTTCACAAATAAAAGATAAAAAAATAATCTCAGCAACTGACATTACCGAACAAAAAAGAAATGAAAGATTAATAGCAATGGGACAAATGGCAGCTCATTTAGCACATGAAATTAGAAATCCGATAGGTTCAGTAGCAATATTACTCTCAATTCTTAAAAATGATTGTAAAAAATCAGCAAATATTATAGATGAAATCAAAAGCTCTATTTTTAGAGTTGAAAAAATTATAAAATCAACTCTTCTATATTCAAAAGGAATCAATTTAAAAATACAGCAATTCAAATTATCAAATTTAATAGAAGAATTAAAAAAATCAATAAAATTTTATTCGCATTCTAAAAATATAAAATTTATATGGAGTTTTAAAGATACAGAAATAAAAGGTGATTTAGATTTGCTAATGCTTGTATTTCAAAATATGATTTTTAATGCAATTGATGCTATTGAAGAGAGTGAAAATGAATCAGGAATCATAGAATTTAATTTCTTTGAAGATGAAACATATAATATTTTTGAAATTATTGATAATGGAATTGAATTTAAAGACAAACAAATCTTATTTGAAGCATTTAAATCTACAAAAACAACTGGTAATGGTCTTGGACTTGCGCTAAGTTTAGAAATTATAAAAAAACATAAAGGTGAAATTTCATTACATCCACAAAAAAAAGGTTTTATAATAAAAATTCCAAAAACTATCTAA
- the prfB gene encoding peptide chain release factor 2, with product MDAFEYSELIKELENKLKNIESILKPDELQKRLDEITQMENDPNFWNDPKNSAKIQKEKNAILRKLEKYKKAKNSLQDNKDMYELATMEEDEETLNEVFNDVKELEKIIRDLEIEVMLSGENDDKNAIITIHPGAGGTESHDWASMLYRMYLRYAERKGWKVDILDYQAGDEAGIKDATILVKGENAYGYLKAENGIHRLVRVSPFDSGGRRHTSFASVQVSPEIDDDIEIEIDEKDIRIDVYRASGAGGQHVNKTESAVRITHIPTGIVVSCQQDRSQHKNKEMAFKMLKSKLYELELEKRKAEEEGKPKDEMGWGHQIRSYVLFPYQQVKDNRSNKAYSKVDDILDGDLDEIIEDVLISQQS from the coding sequence TTGGACGCATTTGAGTATAGTGAGTTAATAAAAGAGTTGGAAAATAAATTAAAAAATATAGAATCAATTTTAAAACCAGATGAGTTACAAAAAAGACTTGATGAAATTACTCAAATGGAAAATGACCCAAATTTTTGGAATGACCCTAAAAATAGTGCAAAAATCCAAAAAGAAAAAAATGCAATACTAAGAAAACTTGAAAAGTATAAAAAAGCAAAGAATTCATTACAAGATAATAAAGATATGTATGAATTAGCAACTATGGAAGAAGATGAAGAAACATTAAATGAAGTGTTTAATGATGTGAAAGAGCTTGAAAAAATAATTAGGGATTTAGAAATAGAAGTTATGCTTAGTGGTGAAAATGATGATAAGAATGCAATAATTACTATTCATCCAGGGGCTGGTGGAACTGAATCGCATGATTGGGCGAGTATGCTTTATAGGATGTATTTAAGGTATGCTGAAAGAAAAGGCTGGAAAGTTGATATACTTGATTATCAAGCAGGAGATGAAGCAGGTATAAAAGATGCTACTATTTTAGTAAAAGGTGAAAATGCTTATGGATATTTAAAAGCTGAAAATGGGATTCATAGGCTTGTTAGAGTATCTCCCTTTGATAGTGGAGGAAGGAGACATACCTCTTTTGCATCTGTTCAAGTATCACCAGAAATTGATGATGATATTGAAATAGAGATTGATGAGAAAGATATAAGAATAGATGTATATAGAGCAAGTGGAGCAGGGGGGCAACATGTTAATAAAACTGAAAGTGCTGTTAGAATTACTCATATACCAACAGGAATTGTAGTTTCATGTCAGCAAGACCGTTCTCAACATAAAAATAAAGAAATGGCATTTAAAATGTTAAAATCAAAACTTTATGAACTTGAACTTGAAAAAAGAAAAGCTGAAGAAGAAGGCAAACCAAAAGATGAAATGGGTTGGGGGCATCAAATTAGAAGTTATGTGTTGTTTCCTTATCAACAAGTAAAAGATAATAGAAGTAATAAAGCATACTCAAAAGTTGATGATATTTTAGATGGGGATTTAGATGAGATAATTGAAGATGTTTTAATATCTCAGCAAAGTTAA
- the panC gene encoding pantoate--beta-alanine ligase, translated as MKIITSPKEVQEFLKYKKNIGFVPTMGALHEGHLSLIKKAREENEIVVVSIFVNPTQFLPGEDLDKYPRRLQADFEICKRAGVDLVFTPNSENMYSEDEILIKAPKIKGYILEGFFRPGHFDGVLQVVNKLFNIVRPNRAYFGKKDAQQLYLIKQMVKNFFFDIEIVECKTVREKDGLALSSRNIYLSEEERKRALTISKALKRAAKLSTNIKDIETIKKEMENILNVDELQYIAFVDRDFNYINEIIPNNTIILIAAKVGETRLIDNIWL; from the coding sequence ATGAAAATTATAACTTCTCCCAAAGAAGTACAAGAGTTTTTGAAATATAAAAAAAACATAGGATTTGTCCCCACAATGGGTGCATTACACGAAGGTCATCTATCTTTAATAAAAAAAGCCAGAGAAGAAAATGAAATTGTAGTTGTTTCTATTTTTGTAAATCCAACTCAATTTTTGCCAGGAGAAGATTTGGATAAATATCCAAGAAGACTTCAAGCAGACTTTGAAATATGTAAAAGAGCAGGAGTAGATTTAGTCTTTACACCAAATAGTGAAAATATGTATAGTGAAGATGAAATATTAATTAAAGCACCAAAAATCAAAGGTTATATTTTAGAAGGTTTTTTTAGACCAGGTCATTTTGATGGAGTTTTACAAGTTGTAAATAAACTTTTTAATATTGTTAGACCTAATCGTGCCTACTTTGGAAAAAAAGATGCTCAACAACTATATTTAATTAAACAAATGGTAAAAAATTTCTTTTTCGATATTGAAATAGTTGAATGTAAAACAGTAAGAGAAAAAGATGGTCTTGCTTTATCAAGTAGAAATATTTATTTAAGTGAAGAAGAAAGAAAAAGAGCATTAACAATCAGTAAAGCTTTAAAAAGAGCAGCTAAATTATCAACCAATATAAAAGATATTGAAACAATAAAAAAAGAGATGGAAAACATCCTTAATGTTGATGAGCTTCAATATATTGCGTTTGTAGATAGAGATTTTAATTATATTAATGAAATCATTCCAAATAATACTATTATTTTAATTGCAGCAAAAGTCGGAGAGACTCGACTAATAGATAATATTTGGCTTTAA